The Vespula vulgaris chromosome 22, iyVesVulg1.1, whole genome shotgun sequence genome window below encodes:
- the LOC127071510 gene encoding ras-related protein M-Ras-like isoform X1, with amino-acid sequence MTRPPNNDNLMTFKLVVVGDGGVGKSALTIQFFQKLFVTDYDPTIEDSYIQHTEVDKQWCILDVLDTAGQEEFSAMREQYMRKGDGFLLVYSVTDKQSYENIVNFHTQILRVKDRDVYPMLLVANKVDLVHLRKVTEEQGRELAHRLGIPYIETSAKDPPLNVDAAFHEVVRIIRNQPPAELEKNRRKRRRTGKCNVL; translated from the exons ATGACACGACCTCCTAACAATGACAACCTTATGACCTTTAAGTTGGTCGTGGTTGGCGATGGAGGAGTTGGAAAAAGTGCACTCACCATACAGTTCTTCCAGAAATTATTTGTTACCGATTATGATCCTACTATCGAGGATAGCTATATTCAACACACAGAAGTAGATAAACAATGGTGTATTCTAGATG TGCTAGATACAGCTGGCCAAGAGGAATTTAGTGCCATGCGCGAACAATACATGAGGAAGGGTGATGGATTTTTATTGGTATATTCTGTGACAGACAAACAATCttatgaaaatattgtcaACTTCCATACTCAAATTCTTAGAGTAAAAGACAGAGATGTCTATCCGATGCTTCTTGTTGCCAATAAGGTTGATTTGGTACATTTAAGAAAAGTGACGGAGGAACAGGGCCGGGAATTGGCACATCGTCTGGGTATTCCTTATATCGAAACTTCTGCCAAAGATCCACCTCTAAATGTGGATGCTGCGTTTCATGAA GTTGTACGCATTATTAGAAATCAACCACCAGCtgaattggaaaaaaatcgTCGGAAACGAAGACGTACTGGAAAGTGTAATGTTCTTTAA
- the LOC127071510 gene encoding ras-related protein M-Ras-like isoform X2 yields the protein MTRPPNNDNLMTFKLVVVGDGGVGKSALTIQFFQKLFVTDYDPTIEDSYIQHTEVDKQWCILDVLDTAGQEEFSAMREQYMRKGDGFLLVYSVTDKQSYENIVNFHTQILRVKDRDVYPMLLVANKVDLVHLRKVTEEQGRELAHRLGIPYIETSAKDPPLNVDAAFHEIA from the exons ATGACACGACCTCCTAACAATGACAACCTTATGACCTTTAAGTTGGTCGTGGTTGGCGATGGAGGAGTTGGAAAAAGTGCACTCACCATACAGTTCTTCCAGAAATTATTTGTTACCGATTATGATCCTACTATCGAGGATAGCTATATTCAACACACAGAAGTAGATAAACAATGGTGTATTCTAGATG TGCTAGATACAGCTGGCCAAGAGGAATTTAGTGCCATGCGCGAACAATACATGAGGAAGGGTGATGGATTTTTATTGGTATATTCTGTGACAGACAAACAATCttatgaaaatattgtcaACTTCCATACTCAAATTCTTAGAGTAAAAGACAGAGATGTCTATCCGATGCTTCTTGTTGCCAATAAGGTTGATTTGGTACATTTAAGAAAAGTGACGGAGGAACAGGGCCGGGAATTGGCACATCGTCTGGGTATTCCTTATATCGAAACTTCTGCCAAAGATCCACCTCTAAATGTGGATGCTGCGTTTCATGAA aTCGCTTGA